Genomic window (Apis cerana isolate GH-2021 linkage group LG1, AcerK_1.0, whole genome shotgun sequence):
aaattatagtttttaaaaataaatagtttatatatacaatggagttcaatattaaattcaatattcgtcatattttttttggcaagaaaatatttcaatatttaatatccaaaatattcattatccatatttatcatcaaaaatttattcaagatttttaatgaaaattatttatataattcaatttttgtttttaaaattttatttatttgagatttgaaaaaatgattatttctttttttattaacttttcttggaaaaattgattgtACATTCGTCCATTTCGATATTAACAACAAATACAGAGATTccattatacataataaataaaaataaatttatttctattaatagcACCTATCATACGAGTTCCTTGATTTTAAGAACACTTCGAATTTTTACACAGGAAGTCGAGTTCCCCATatcgattaaatatcgatgaatTGACGATGTATCGACAAGATCAGCCAGTGGAATCATGGTGGTCATCACGCTCCATTTCTTTCGACCAATTGCTTTCGATGATCGACTATGGCGAGCTCGGCGCCAAAAATAATTGCCAGACCTCCGCGATTGCAAGGCAGAAAGCGAAACGAGAGcgtttcttcctcctcgctTCATGTGTATACGTTACGCGACTGTGTTGTTGCCTTCCTGAACCCAtccttttattgtttttattttcttcgccTTGCATGGAGCGGTACAGTGGTAACTTCAAGGGAAAGGTGAGAAcgtagaaattttttgtttattttggtACTTACCTATACAAAGGGTAATAAgtaccttttcttttttctttttattttttttaattgtaagatACAAATTTCTgcgttacattttttttttaggattttatattatatatatatagattagaaagtaaattgtgaaatataaatattgcaaatttttgtttgtaccatatttaattttagaaatattatattttttttaaattatttgataagttATTTGGtcattgcaaatatatttccataatttaattaattaaagtttagaatagtttagaaaaatatgttgaaataaattatggaaCTATTGAGgttcaaaatttgtttattttcatcacTGATTATGTCGATAGattcattattgtattataacataaatgtaAGAAGAGATTTTCGTGTCGTAAGAGCAACTTGAGAGAATGTTTTGCGCGTCACAATTTCAACACATAGGTTAGGATGACGATCATCCACATTTCCTGTGTTCGTTCTTTCTATTAACAATTTTGGCTGAAAGCCAAACCTTGTGATCAGTGTTTCAAATTTCTCTTCGATGTCATTAACGTGAATTTTGTCTTCTTGTTTACAAACAAATCGATGATTGATatggataattaaattcacaaatctaaattaaatctctttcgaattttagaaatataatatgcaatgttgaaagtatttttgacaaaatatcTAATCCAAATCTAAACTAATATAACCTGAacttattccaaattttactCGAATCTAACctaaatttgttattcaatttaatccaAACTTAATTCAAAccttagaaatataaaaataaaaattatttttacatgtatttaaatttaatataattgtacttAAATTTAACCTATACTTCAATCCAAAAAGTATGATATTATGGATATAATGtgcgaaatatttttgcatatatttcgGAAACGAAATAgctgttatatataaaaaaaattattcaaaataatgagattattaatggagaaaaaatatatggaacGTGTTTTATGAACACTTaatattctacaatttttaatgattctttGTTTTTACGTAACGTAAAACGTAAGCGATAAATATAGGCGGACAGCTGagttatatcattaattcaaAAAGGTGCAACTTAATTACGGGGTTAACTTCCAACGAAccattaatagattttttttttgtgcaaTCAGACTCATCAAGgcatattaagaatatataaatcactTATATACGCCATCTTTAAATACCtcctttttatcatattaacctatcattgaataatgaaaatacataaatgaaatgtattattatagcagttatatatattatctatataattaaaatttctaaaattaaaaaaaaaaaaatgaaattctttacaacttttgaaattcttaaaattttctctcgaatTTTCAAAGACAAAATACAACTTTTTTCCGGaagaattaaatcttatacaatattcgaaattcttaaaattttcttctcgaatttttaaaattatttcatttagaaatttttcctaAGAAAACGAATATTGTATAAAGCTCCTAAAATTTTCCATGACGCGAAGGTTGAAAGggaattcaaaataatcttaaGGAAGGCCAATAAATCCAGCTTATAGAAtcgaaatgattataaaaataggaagACTCGAGTTATTTTCGTTCAAGGATGTTGCTACGTAGGATTACACGATATACGATGAACGATGAACGTAATTCGAAGCTATTACAACAACAGCGTTGTAATAGCGGTTGTAAGTTTAACTGTGGcggataataatatgattgtgCGTCTAGTGCTCGACCCCGGGAACCGTTACAACCGCTGAAGAAGCTTCACGTTCACTGCTCTTCGTCGACGTGTCGCTAAGcttataacgaaaaataaactttgtaattgacgaatttctttttaacattaatattttggatattGTCAGTaagaacttttttaaaaaaatggacgATATAGACAGtcaactgttttttttttttgtattaaattgaagttgattgaattatttatttaattattattaatacggattataattttaaatagaaatatttaattttaataatttaatacatattttattatatattgtatttttaggtttagaataaatttggattaaatttagattatataagaTAGGTTAAGATTGATTTAAGGTTAGgggatgtaattttaaataaaaatattttaaatattaaataccttactttagaaatttgaaacaagTTTAGAATAGGTAAAGTAAGTTAGGATTAGGTCAAttttagatagaaatatttcaaatgctaaatatcgtaattttaaGCTTTGGAATAGATTTGGCTTAGATTCAGgaatatagatagataggATAGGTTAagataagtttaatttaagttttaatttcatgTACGACATTCGCTTATGTTGTTatagattatagatattaaagataaactcAATCaatctattcatttattagaTTGACTAAAACCGACAATCGAAGAagttaatatgtaatttactttaattatttactattatataaatattaaaaaggaacaaaaattttaataaaatcacctatttttacacaaaataatagtatatgtttctaaatttttatttatctaatttttctctctcctaattaattaaactattcaatattatattaaagtatttccATTTTAACATTCGTAAATTCTAACCTCACTAAATTCTTGtcacgaaatttttatcatctaattttcctctaatttttttttctctaaatttttccatttatcatAACATTCAATATCCATTATACTAAATACCATTGTTCCATTTTGTCCCAAGGATATTTGAGCAGAACtgggattaatttttttgaaaatttcgtgaCCAAGATAACGGTGTATCGTTCATTAACGCCACCGCGTAAATTCGTTTCTCAGGTTAGTACGGGAAGGTTGGCGGTCGTGTATCAAGCGGAAGTGAAAGATTTACGAGGAGATACGTGCAAATGGCGAGGAGAtgagaaaatttatactaCGCTGCGCCTAAGATTCGATCCGTTGGCCGCGAATTGTATTCAAATGACGATCGTGAACCCTACGCGACCCCTCGCGTGATTACGAAACTATACAGAGGACACATCGACTATCGCGCCACGTGAGATCACATACTATCACGTATTGCGTATGAAATCTGTTGGAAACAAATTGTTACGATCCTGATTTCACGTCATTATGCGCGTTGTCACTCGTGAAAGGGTATCGTGGTTTTGTTCTCACGTTTCCTAcggatgaaaataattctaaccTAACCCGATGAAGATTCAGGAAGCTAAATGCAAGATATATTCCGTGAAAGTGAATTGATTcgtgaatttcattttcaagaaatttaatttctaatcattaattcatattctatcatttgtaaattttataatttttctttcgtatcgTAGTTTTATTCTCAAGTTTCgtatggataaaaataattttaacttgatGCAGGATTCAGGAAGCCAAATGATGTATATTCTTTTGATTGATTcgtgaatttcattttcagagtattttataatttggaataattagcttgtattctttaaatatatttattgatgaaagttaagaaatagattatattgtttataaatttctttacattttatatctctattttacgtttattgtaaacatattcgaaaaaaacttATCGATATGTTGActgattttgttatttttttaatttcagaaaatagtaaatataaataaattcgattagtTTATTTGTTCTAACTTTTacttagtatatattttttaactattgaATAACTACACTacgaatctttatatatttttgtaaaattcaagtataaaaaatttttaaaaattttaaaatataatttatatatacaaaaaagtaCAAAAGTATTCAAAGTATATTATgcattatgttttttaaagaatatagacATATCTCTTTGTAAGATTCCATTTCTTCGATCAtacttgtaaaaattttattttgcacaaTCATAATAACAACACgtgatatgatattatattaataaacttcTACTTAagatcgaattataaattcgaattaaaaatttcttatcattctattaaaagaatttttcaaaaccaACCGGATCATTATTTtcgataacatttttattgatggagaattattaaaatcaaaaattaatcgatgttAAAACTATTTAGTTGAATACATATtgctattaaatttacaagttTTCACAAGAAAGTTTCTCCactaatgtataattaattttccttgtTCTTGGCTCACTCTATCACGCGGGTGACTTCAGTTAAATATATGGGATAGTTCGCTTTAGCTGATAAGGAACGTGTATTGTGTCAATTAAGCAAAAGATTGagaagttaaatttatttctgcatcgaagatttttttgaaaaatcggcGACCATATTTCCTTATAGcaacacatatattttttaaacatcaaTAGATTGATAAATGCAAACATTTCATAATTctgacaaaataaattattattactatcaatttaattggaatttcaatttttttgcttttaaaaacttaagacatgtatctctttctctccctttacacaaaaaaatactttctccCCAGATAACTGATTCTACTTTCAAACATTCCACTTTCAATTCTACCAAACAATTATCCATACACTGttgtattatcaaaatttcttaattcaaattttcttttctaaaccAAATTctcaatatacatacattccAAATAACTAATTCTACTTCTCAAACATTCCGTTTCCAATCTTTCCAAACATTCATCAACATGCactacattattataattatgaaaaattcacaATTCAACTTCTCTTTTCTAAATCAAACTCTCACAAAACGTCTCGGTCACTTCTGAATGCtaagattcaaataataagaaaacagCGATGTAACTAGCAATCagtcaaataatgaaatttgggTAAATTTGCAGGCGAGCACCGAGAGTCGAGAGGCGGAAGAGCAGGGTAGCAGCACGACCTCGCCCTCGGAGGGCAGGCACGCCGACGGGACATCCGGCTCGTCCGTCCTCGAGATGGGCAGCACGGATTCGGCGGGCAGCGCCCACAGTGGCGGCCCTTCCTGTGGCCTGGTCAGCTCCCTTTTTCCGAGCAGCTGCCGTGGACGAGCCGAGGCGTTCGCGAGACGCCTCCACCGACGGCTCACGTCCCTGGGTGGCGAGAACAGTTCCCAACGAAACGAAGAATCCCCCTCGTTGCCCAAAGAGACATCCTGGTTGCGCTCCACGACGACGGCCAAATCCATCATGAACAACACGACCAACAATCACGTTCTCCAGCACCAACCGCGCCACAATCCTGATACGGATCTCTGCTACGACTTCGATCTGGAATTCGAGGATGGCCTCAGCTCGCCCGCGGAGGAAGCCACCGCGGCAGAAGTGGCGGATCTGGTGGTGAACCAGGAGGTATTGAAATCGAATCATCGCAGCATCCATCACAGCTCGCCCAACGGATCCAAGGCAGTGCTCTCCAGCATAGATTCCGAGTCTGGCTACGCGTACGCGTCCCCGTTGCTAGGCACATCCCCCGACAGCGATTCCTCCGACATCTTCTTCGACCCAGAATCGTCCGACGTGGAAAAGTCGAAGAACGAGATGTTCTTCGATCCCGTGACCACGTCCGACAGCGAGATCACCACGTCGAATCTGTCGAATGGATGCGACACCAAGGCGAAGAACGCCGCCTCCTATCGCAGGAAACTGGACTTCAACGTGATGGAACATTCCGAGGACACGTCCGAGTCGAGCGCCTCGTACAGAAAGAGCAACGCGGTGTGCGACGGCAACAAGGAGGCGAGGAAGAACGACAGCTCGGTGTGCAGCTCGGAGGATTCGAACGACAGAAATTCGCAGGAAACGTCCACGTCGCCCAGCCACGAGTCGCTGTGGAGCACGTTCGACGAGAGCACTGTCTCCCTCCAGGACGAAAGTCCCTCCAAATCGAATATTCCTGGCTTGAACATGCAAAATCGGTTGCCCAAGTCGCATTCCGACTCCGAGATACCCGTAAACGGATCGAGGATCGTGATCGGTTGCTCGTTGAACAGGAGAGACGAGACGGTGGTGCAACACGCCGATGGTACCGACGAGGTCGATTTCGTGAACGGTTTGTCGGAGAATGGGAAGCTCGAGGACATCAAGAACGCTAGGAATCTTGCCAAAGAGGAGTCTCCGGATTCGTCCGATACATACGAGGAGGATCTTCCTTACGACGAGGAGAAGCCGCAACATTCGAACAACGTCCTCAAGTTGGACGAGATCGACGGTGGAAACGAGACGGTCGACGATCGTTCCACGTACACCGCCACGAACAGTATCCCTGGTGCTTTCACTCTGGAATATCCCGTATCAGACGGGATGCTCGAGACAACGAAGAACGAAGTACAAATAGAGAACGGAACCGTGACGAATAGCAGCGACGAGGACAAGATGTGTCTTCTGCTGCACAAGCTGGCGACCAGTCCAACTGTGAAGGACGACGTTCGCGTCGTGGATCAGGAGCCACGGGAAGACAacatcgaggaggaggaggaggaggaggaagaggaggaagaagaggaggaggagagaccACAGAAGATCAGACGAAgttcttctttaaaaacgGGTAAAACTCCACCAGGCACTCCTGGCAGGAAGAAAATCGTCCGATTCGCGGATGTGCTAGGCCTAGATCTCGCCGACGTGCGCACCTTCTTAGACGAGATCCCGAAAATTCCCAACTCAGCGTATAGCGACTTGATCTACGACGATATCTTCCAAAAGGACACTAGCCCCGTCAACACCTTACCGAATTCCAGCCAATGGGGAGCCAGATACGTGGAAAGCAGGCGTGGCTCCGCATGCGCGATCCCTCCCCGTAAATTGGACAGAACTTTGGTGCCTCTGTTCCAGCAGCCTGGCGGCCAGCCAAACTTTCTCGATCTAGTTCGGGAGCGTCGCGTGTGCCTAGAGAACGTACTCGTCCAGGATCCCCTCACGTTCTGCATCCAGGGCACAGTCCGCGTGATCAACCTCGATTTCCACAAATCGGTGCACATCAGATACACGTTGAACTCGTGGCGTAATTTCAGCGACCTGCAGGCCACCTACGTGCCTAACT
Coding sequences:
- the LOC107992741 gene encoding glycogen-binding subunit 76A isoform X1 — protein: MPEAQYYAFLVAISARNNRASALFLAACTRPSSSRKSSSPYRLNIDELTMYRQDQPVESWWSSRSISFDQLLSMIDYGELGAKNNCQTSAIARQKAKRERFFLLASCVYVTRLCCCLPEPILLLFLFSSPCMERYSGNFKGKASTESREAEEQGSSTTSPSEGRHADGTSGSSVLEMGSTDSAGSAHSGGPSCGLVSSLFPSSCRGRAEAFARRLHRRLTSLGGENSSQRNEESPSLPKETSWLRSTTTAKSIMNNTTNNHVLQHQPRHNPDTDLCYDFDLEFEDGLSSPAEEATAAEVADLVVNQEVLKSNHRSIHHSSPNGSKAVLSSIDSESGYAYASPLLGTSPDSDSSDIFFDPESSDVEKSKNEMFFDPVTTSDSEITTSNLSNGCDTKAKNAASYRRKLDFNVMEHSEDTSESSASYRKSNAVCDGNKEARKNDSSVCSSEDSNDRNSQETSTSPSHESLWSTFDESTVSLQDESPSKSNIPGLNMQNRLPKSHSDSEIPVNGSRIVIGCSLNRRDETVVQHADGTDEVDFVNGLSENGKLEDIKNARNLAKEESPDSSDTYEEDLPYDEEKPQHSNNVLKLDEIDGGNETVDDRSTYTATNSIPGAFTLEYPVSDGMLETTKNEVQIENGTVTNSSDEDKMCLLLHKLATSPTVKDDVRVVDQEPREDNIEEEEEEEEEEEEEEEERPQKIRRSSSLKTGKTPPGTPGRKKIVRFADVLGLDLADVRTFLDEIPKIPNSAYSDLIYDDIFQKDTSPVNTLPNSSQWGARYVESRRGSACAIPPRKLDRTLVPLFQQPGGQPNFLDLVRERRVCLENVLVQDPLTFCIQGTVRVINLDFHKSVHIRYTLNSWRNFSDLQATYVPNSCDGFSDKFSFLLYCHTLPVGQRLEFAVRFHCKGEQYWDNNAGLNYCFQCLPASPTVGYIPITAQANQHHHDWSPVFY
- the LOC107992741 gene encoding glycogen-binding subunit 76A isoform X6: MGSTDSAGSAHSGGPSCGLVSSLFPSSCRGRAEAFARRLHRRLTSLGGENSSQRNEESPSLPKETSWLRSTTTAKSIMNNTTNNHVLQHQPRHNPDTDLCYDFDLEFEDGLSSPAEEATAAEVADLVVNQEVLKSNHRSIHHSSPNGSKAVLSSIDSESGYAYASPLLGTSPDSDSSDIFFDPESSDVEKSKNEMFFDPVTTSDSEITTSNLSNGCDTKAKNAASYRRKLDFNVMEHSEDTSESSASYRKSNAVCDGNKEARKNDSSVCSSEDSNDRNSQETSTSPSHESLWSTFDESTVSLQDESPSKSNIPGLNMQNRLPKSHSDSEIPVNGSRIVIGCSLNRRDETVVQHADGTDEVDFVNGLSENGKLEDIKNARNLAKEESPDSSDTYEEDLPYDEEKPQHSNNVLKLDEIDGGNETVDDRSTYTATNSIPGAFTLEYPVSDGMLETTKNEVQIENGTVTNSSDEDKMCLLLHKLATSPTVKDDVRVVDQEPREDNIEEEEEEEEEEEEEEEERPQKIRRSSSLKTGKTPPGTPGRKKIVRFADVLGLDLADVRTFLDEIPKIPNSAYSDLIYDDIFQKDTSPVNTLPNSSQWGARYVESRRGSACAIPPRKLDRTLVPLFQQPGGQPNFLDLVRERRVCLENVLVQDPLTFCIQGTVRVINLDFHKSVHIRYTLNSWRNFSDLQATYVPNSCDGFSDKFSFLLYCHTLPVGQRLEFAVRFHCKGEQYWDNNAGLNYCFQCLPASPTVGYIPITAQANQHHHDWSPVFY
- the LOC107992741 gene encoding glycogen-binding subunit 76A isoform X4, translating into MYRQDQPVESWWSSRSISFDQLLSMIDYGELGAKNNCQTSAIARQKAKRERFFLLASCVYVTRLCCCLPEPILLLFLFSSPCMERYSGNFKGKASTESREAEEQGSSTTSPSEGRHADGTSGSSVLEMGSTDSAGSAHSGGPSCGLVSSLFPSSCRGRAEAFARRLHRRLTSLGGENSSQRNEESPSLPKETSWLRSTTTAKSIMNNTTNNHVLQHQPRHNPDTDLCYDFDLEFEDGLSSPAEEATAAEVADLVVNQEVLKSNHRSIHHSSPNGSKAVLSSIDSESGYAYASPLLGTSPDSDSSDIFFDPESSDVEKSKNEMFFDPVTTSDSEITTSNLSNGCDTKAKNAASYRRKLDFNVMEHSEDTSESSASYRKSNAVCDGNKEARKNDSSVCSSEDSNDRNSQETSTSPSHESLWSTFDESTVSLQDESPSKSNIPGLNMQNRLPKSHSDSEIPVNGSRIVIGCSLNRRDETVVQHADGTDEVDFVNGLSENGKLEDIKNARNLAKEESPDSSDTYEEDLPYDEEKPQHSNNVLKLDEIDGGNETVDDRSTYTATNSIPGAFTLEYPVSDGMLETTKNEVQIENGTVTNSSDEDKMCLLLHKLATSPTVKDDVRVVDQEPREDNIEEEEEEEEEEEEEEEERPQKIRRSSSLKTGKTPPGTPGRKKIVRFADVLGLDLADVRTFLDEIPKIPNSAYSDLIYDDIFQKDTSPVNTLPNSSQWGARYVESRRGSACAIPPRKLDRTLVPLFQQPGGQPNFLDLVRERRVCLENVLVQDPLTFCIQGTVRVINLDFHKSVHIRYTLNSWRNFSDLQATYVPNSCDGFSDKFSFLLYCHTLPVGQRLEFAVRFHCKGEQYWDNNAGLNYCFQCLPASPTVGYIPITAQANQHHHDWSPVFY
- the LOC107992741 gene encoding glycogen-binding subunit 76A isoform X2 translates to MKLSSTCELIDTKLFRKSSSPYRLNIDELTMYRQDQPVESWWSSRSISFDQLLSMIDYGELGAKNNCQTSAIARQKAKRERFFLLASCVYVTRLCCCLPEPILLLFLFSSPCMERYSGNFKGKASTESREAEEQGSSTTSPSEGRHADGTSGSSVLEMGSTDSAGSAHSGGPSCGLVSSLFPSSCRGRAEAFARRLHRRLTSLGGENSSQRNEESPSLPKETSWLRSTTTAKSIMNNTTNNHVLQHQPRHNPDTDLCYDFDLEFEDGLSSPAEEATAAEVADLVVNQEVLKSNHRSIHHSSPNGSKAVLSSIDSESGYAYASPLLGTSPDSDSSDIFFDPESSDVEKSKNEMFFDPVTTSDSEITTSNLSNGCDTKAKNAASYRRKLDFNVMEHSEDTSESSASYRKSNAVCDGNKEARKNDSSVCSSEDSNDRNSQETSTSPSHESLWSTFDESTVSLQDESPSKSNIPGLNMQNRLPKSHSDSEIPVNGSRIVIGCSLNRRDETVVQHADGTDEVDFVNGLSENGKLEDIKNARNLAKEESPDSSDTYEEDLPYDEEKPQHSNNVLKLDEIDGGNETVDDRSTYTATNSIPGAFTLEYPVSDGMLETTKNEVQIENGTVTNSSDEDKMCLLLHKLATSPTVKDDVRVVDQEPREDNIEEEEEEEEEEEEEEEERPQKIRRSSSLKTGKTPPGTPGRKKIVRFADVLGLDLADVRTFLDEIPKIPNSAYSDLIYDDIFQKDTSPVNTLPNSSQWGARYVESRRGSACAIPPRKLDRTLVPLFQQPGGQPNFLDLVRERRVCLENVLVQDPLTFCIQGTVRVINLDFHKSVHIRYTLNSWRNFSDLQATYVPNSCDGFSDKFSFLLYCHTLPVGQRLEFAVRFHCKGEQYWDNNAGLNYCFQCLPASPTVGYIPITAQANQHHHDWSPVFY
- the LOC107992741 gene encoding glycogen-binding subunit 76A isoform X3; its protein translation is MAIQWKSSSPYRLNIDELTMYRQDQPVESWWSSRSISFDQLLSMIDYGELGAKNNCQTSAIARQKAKRERFFLLASCVYVTRLCCCLPEPILLLFLFSSPCMERYSGNFKGKASTESREAEEQGSSTTSPSEGRHADGTSGSSVLEMGSTDSAGSAHSGGPSCGLVSSLFPSSCRGRAEAFARRLHRRLTSLGGENSSQRNEESPSLPKETSWLRSTTTAKSIMNNTTNNHVLQHQPRHNPDTDLCYDFDLEFEDGLSSPAEEATAAEVADLVVNQEVLKSNHRSIHHSSPNGSKAVLSSIDSESGYAYASPLLGTSPDSDSSDIFFDPESSDVEKSKNEMFFDPVTTSDSEITTSNLSNGCDTKAKNAASYRRKLDFNVMEHSEDTSESSASYRKSNAVCDGNKEARKNDSSVCSSEDSNDRNSQETSTSPSHESLWSTFDESTVSLQDESPSKSNIPGLNMQNRLPKSHSDSEIPVNGSRIVIGCSLNRRDETVVQHADGTDEVDFVNGLSENGKLEDIKNARNLAKEESPDSSDTYEEDLPYDEEKPQHSNNVLKLDEIDGGNETVDDRSTYTATNSIPGAFTLEYPVSDGMLETTKNEVQIENGTVTNSSDEDKMCLLLHKLATSPTVKDDVRVVDQEPREDNIEEEEEEEEEEEEEEEERPQKIRRSSSLKTGKTPPGTPGRKKIVRFADVLGLDLADVRTFLDEIPKIPNSAYSDLIYDDIFQKDTSPVNTLPNSSQWGARYVESRRGSACAIPPRKLDRTLVPLFQQPGGQPNFLDLVRERRVCLENVLVQDPLTFCIQGTVRVINLDFHKSVHIRYTLNSWRNFSDLQATYVPNSCDGFSDKFSFLLYCHTLPVGQRLEFAVRFHCKGEQYWDNNAGLNYCFQCLPASPTVGYIPITAQANQHHHDWSPVFY
- the LOC107992741 gene encoding glycogen-binding subunit 76A isoform X5, which encodes MTHTEEISTTFESKTPTEQMNGHSMASTESREAEEQGSSTTSPSEGRHADGTSGSSVLEMGSTDSAGSAHSGGPSCGLVSSLFPSSCRGRAEAFARRLHRRLTSLGGENSSQRNEESPSLPKETSWLRSTTTAKSIMNNTTNNHVLQHQPRHNPDTDLCYDFDLEFEDGLSSPAEEATAAEVADLVVNQEVLKSNHRSIHHSSPNGSKAVLSSIDSESGYAYASPLLGTSPDSDSSDIFFDPESSDVEKSKNEMFFDPVTTSDSEITTSNLSNGCDTKAKNAASYRRKLDFNVMEHSEDTSESSASYRKSNAVCDGNKEARKNDSSVCSSEDSNDRNSQETSTSPSHESLWSTFDESTVSLQDESPSKSNIPGLNMQNRLPKSHSDSEIPVNGSRIVIGCSLNRRDETVVQHADGTDEVDFVNGLSENGKLEDIKNARNLAKEESPDSSDTYEEDLPYDEEKPQHSNNVLKLDEIDGGNETVDDRSTYTATNSIPGAFTLEYPVSDGMLETTKNEVQIENGTVTNSSDEDKMCLLLHKLATSPTVKDDVRVVDQEPREDNIEEEEEEEEEEEEEEEERPQKIRRSSSLKTGKTPPGTPGRKKIVRFADVLGLDLADVRTFLDEIPKIPNSAYSDLIYDDIFQKDTSPVNTLPNSSQWGARYVESRRGSACAIPPRKLDRTLVPLFQQPGGQPNFLDLVRERRVCLENVLVQDPLTFCIQGTVRVINLDFHKSVHIRYTLNSWRNFSDLQATYVPNSCDGFSDKFSFLLYCHTLPVGQRLEFAVRFHCKGEQYWDNNAGLNYCFQCLPASPTVGYIPITAQANQHHHDWSPVFY